A window of the Dyadobacter pollutisoli genome harbors these coding sequences:
- a CDS encoding CocE/NonD family hydrolase — MLKNLLSIALMLFVCAANAQNTGDEKFIRENYSKSEYDIQVRDGVKLHTIVYVPKDASAEKKYPFLMQRTCYSVAPYGENNYPPRLGPSPALMRDKFIFVYQDVRGRYMSEGEWTNMTPHIDQKKSKSDVDEASDMYDTIEWLLKNVPNNNGRVGQWGISYPGFYTTASALCEHPALKASSPQAPIADFFFDDFHHNGAFTQGYYLTFPVFGIKPPKPTTSSWFAGDMIQPEPDGFAFNLNMGSLKDFDRYYSKNFFWQETVNHPNKDEFWKKRDILPHLKGIKHAFMTVGGWFDAEDLYGPLNTYKTIEKNNPSAYNTIVVGPFGHGRWSRETGHTLHNDIYFGDSIATFYQNNIEAKFFKHFLKEAGDGKTGLPEAYLFDTGKKEWKTFDKWPAASVEKKKLYFHSNGKLDFNAPKEAKSVSEYVSDPMKPVPYTANYKQMSGFTPFEYMSEDQRFAATRSDVLVFETDVLDQDITLGGEINALLKISSTGTDADFFVKLIDVYPGDEKNHSYMPDAKTVLAGYQQMVRSEVMRARFRNSFEKPEALVAGKITDIKFRLQDVLHTFKKGHKVMIQVQSTAFPLFDRNPQKYVENIYKAQDADFTTAKQTVYHQTNAASALEVDVIK, encoded by the coding sequence CAAAATCTGAGTATGACATTCAGGTTAGGGACGGTGTGAAGCTTCATACCATTGTGTATGTTCCAAAGGATGCTTCCGCCGAGAAGAAATACCCGTTTCTGATGCAACGGACGTGTTATAGCGTTGCGCCGTATGGTGAGAACAACTATCCTCCCAGACTGGGCCCAAGCCCGGCCTTAATGCGTGACAAATTCATATTCGTTTATCAGGACGTTCGTGGACGCTATATGAGTGAAGGCGAATGGACAAATATGACGCCTCATATTGATCAGAAAAAGAGCAAAAGTGATGTGGATGAAGCCTCAGATATGTATGATACGATCGAATGGCTTTTGAAGAATGTGCCTAACAATAATGGAAGGGTAGGGCAATGGGGAATTTCTTATCCCGGCTTTTATACGACGGCCAGCGCGCTCTGCGAACATCCTGCGCTGAAAGCATCGTCGCCGCAAGCACCGATCGCCGACTTCTTTTTCGACGATTTTCACCATAATGGCGCATTTACCCAAGGTTACTACCTTACATTCCCGGTATTTGGTATCAAACCGCCAAAGCCTACGACCTCTTCGTGGTTCGCTGGCGATATGATCCAGCCTGAGCCTGATGGTTTTGCATTTAACCTGAATATGGGTTCACTGAAAGACTTTGACCGTTATTATTCCAAAAACTTCTTCTGGCAAGAAACCGTCAATCATCCGAACAAGGACGAATTCTGGAAGAAAAGAGACATTCTACCGCATTTGAAAGGTATTAAACACGCATTTATGACCGTAGGAGGGTGGTTTGATGCTGAGGATTTGTATGGCCCATTGAATACCTACAAAACGATCGAGAAAAATAATCCTTCTGCTTATAATACCATTGTGGTAGGGCCTTTTGGACATGGACGTTGGAGCCGCGAAACTGGTCACACGTTACATAATGACATTTATTTCGGCGATAGTATTGCAACATTTTATCAGAACAATATAGAAGCCAAATTTTTCAAACACTTTTTGAAAGAAGCTGGCGACGGCAAAACAGGTTTGCCGGAAGCATATTTGTTTGACACCGGGAAAAAAGAGTGGAAGACTTTCGACAAATGGCCGGCTGCCTCTGTTGAAAAGAAAAAACTATACTTCCATTCAAACGGAAAGCTCGATTTTAATGCTCCAAAAGAAGCCAAGTCGGTGAGTGAATATGTGAGCGATCCGATGAAACCGGTTCCTTACACTGCGAATTACAAGCAAATGTCCGGTTTTACGCCCTTCGAATATATGTCGGAAGACCAACGCTTTGCTGCTACGAGGTCAGATGTGCTCGTATTTGAAACAGATGTCCTGGATCAGGACATTACGCTTGGAGGTGAAATCAATGCATTATTGAAAATCAGCAGCACCGGTACCGACGCAGATTTTTTTGTCAAACTGATTGATGTATATCCGGGAGATGAAAAAAATCATAGCTATATGCCTGATGCCAAAACGGTATTGGCAGGGTACCAGCAAATGGTAAGGAGCGAGGTCATGCGGGCGAGGTTCCGGAATAGCTTTGAGAAACCGGAAGCACTGGTTGCAGGAAAAATTACGGACATTAAATTTCGTCTGCAGGATGTTTTGCATACATTCAAAAAAGGGCACAAGGTCATGATCCAGGTTCAAAGCACGGCATTCCCGCTTTTTGACAGAAATCCTCAGAAATACGTTGAGAATATTTACAAGGCGCAAGACGCCGATTTTACAACTGCGAAGCAAACCGTCTACCATCAAACGAATGCTGCCAGTGCCCTGGAAGTAGATGTTATCAAATAG